The genomic window ATCAAAAATTACTGGAATTCTCTAACCACTCTTTTTTTTCCAACCAATCTCTACCTACCTGGATACTAATATCAGAATTGAGACTACCGGTACTTTCTACGCGGACTTCTCCAAAACCTAAAGTATTGCGAATTGATTCTGCACTATCGCCATCGCCCTTTTGAGCGATAATTTTAGTCATTTCCAAAGGTTCAGACCACTCTTTATAAATATATATATTGCGATATCCGGCTTTTTCCAAAGTTTTGATCAAAGGACGGAGTTGAGAGCGATCGCTATCTGTGCTACCTGTGCTATCTTGTATTGCTACCTTTAACGCGCCCGGCTCAGTAATTTGGCGTTCCGAGAATGATTCTAAACCAAAGTGCTGAGACATCAAGTTGGTAATACCTCTTTTACTCGGTATCCAATAGCTAGCATCATACTCACCATTTTCGCTAAAGCGACCAGGTAACATAAACATTTGCATATTAGCCCGGTTGGTGCGGACTCCAAAGCCCAATAGTGCCACCAATTCTTCAACAGTTAAATTAGTATCGATGTTATCTTTGACCACGTTGAGAATTTTTGGTAATTGAGTTACTGTAGCGGGGTTGAGACTCTGGTCAATCAATGCCCGAATTACCATTTGCTGGCGTTGAATGCGGCCAATATCTCCCAGTGCATCATGGCGAAAGCGAAGTAATTGTAGTGCTTGATCGCCGTTGAGATGCTGCTTACCTGCCTTTAAATTAATATATAGATGTTGAGAGTCATCTTGATATTTCATATCTTTGGGAACATGGACTGTGACTCCACCCAAAGCATCAATCAGTTTGCCCACCCCTAAAACATTAATGCGGATGTAGCGATCAATTCCTGCACCCCCCAAGACATTGCTAACTGTTTTAGCAGTTAAAGCCGGGCCACCTTCAACATTGGCAGCATTAATTTTCCTTGTCCCATAACCCTCAATTTCGGTGCGGGTATCCCTGGGAATAGACAAAATCGCTATTTTTTTCTTCTCTGGTTGAAATTGAACTAAAAGCATTACATCCGCAAGACCATCAAAGGAATTGATTTGCGGTAAATGTCGGAGGTTTTGGGTATCAGGAGGAGGATTCCGTACATCTGGCGGTAGTACACTCATACCCATAACAAGAAGATTTACGGGACGAGTTAATTCTGAGAATCGTAACCCATTACCAGCAATGCGATCGCCATCAAAGACAGCTTCTTCTTGGGGACTAAGCTCTGCTTGTTGTAACTGTGTACCACTTAAAGACACTGCCAACAACGCCCCGGCTGTTGCCGATACCATAGCAATACCACTCATCCCCACCCAGAACCATAGCCAACGCCCAGACTTGGCATTTTTCTGCCTGGACTTAGGGACTCTCGCTGATTGGTTTCCTTCGGTCGAAGTTCTTTGACTGGTCACAGACTGCCTCACACTTAACTGATTAAATTATGTATATTTGCCGACTAACAATTAATGCAGATAAATCAACCCATAATAGCTAACTTTTAATAAACCATGCTGATCTGTAAATACAGCGTCAACCACAACACTTATAGCAGGATTTTTTGTTAGTTGTGGCAAATCTTTCAATGTTTTCTTGAAGTATGACAACAATTCAGTCAGTTTGACTAGATGTAGACAGAATATTTTTGGGAATTGGGGATTGGGGACTTGGTGGGGATTAGGGATTAGATACTATTTATATAGTGTAGAGGTTTGAATTTTGAGTGTTTTTACTTGGGTTGAGGTTTTCTCTTTAATTGATGGTGGGGAATATATCTAGAGACATTCTCTCTTTTGACAAAAATGTAAAGGTTTAAAGCCATACTGGGTTTTGCTAACACCTCTTGTAGACAAATTAGCTTTCCCTGTCACCTGTCACCTGTTCCCTTT from Nostoc sp. UHCC 0870 includes these protein-coding regions:
- a CDS encoding LCP family protein — its product is MTSQRTSTEGNQSARVPKSRQKNAKSGRWLWFWVGMSGIAMVSATAGALLAVSLSGTQLQQAELSPQEEAVFDGDRIAGNGLRFSELTRPVNLLVMGMSVLPPDVRNPPPDTQNLRHLPQINSFDGLADVMLLVQFQPEKKKIAILSIPRDTRTEIEGYGTRKINAANVEGGPALTAKTVSNVLGGAGIDRYIRINVLGVGKLIDALGGVTVHVPKDMKYQDDSQHLYINLKAGKQHLNGDQALQLLRFRHDALGDIGRIQRQQMVIRALIDQSLNPATVTQLPKILNVVKDNIDTNLTVEELVALLGFGVRTNRANMQMFMLPGRFSENGEYDASYWIPSKRGITNLMSQHFGLESFSERQITEPGALKVAIQDSTGSTDSDRSQLRPLIKTLEKAGYRNIYIYKEWSEPLEMTKIIAQKGDGDSAESIRNTLGFGEVRVESTGSLNSDISIQVGRDWLEKKEWLENSSNF